The following nucleotide sequence is from Pseudomonas sp. S09G 359.
CCGTACGCGCCAACCTGGAGAACGCCAAGTACACCCTGGCGGTCCCCGAGGCGCTGTATGACAAGGGCCTTAAAGACTTCGCCGATATCGCTAAATTCAAGGATGAGCTAGGTGGCAAGATCTACGGGATCGAGCCTGGCAACGACGGCAACCGCACCATCCAGACCCTCATCGACAAGGACGCCTTCGGCCTGAAAACCGCCGGCTTCAAAGTTGTCGAGTCCAGCGAAGCCGGGATGCTCTCGCAAGTGGAACGCGCTTCCAAGCGTGGCCAGGCCATTGTGTTCCTTGGCTGGGAACCACACCCGATGAACACCCGCTTCAAGATGAAGTACCTGACCGGGGGTGATGATTCATTCGGCCCCAACTACGGCCAGGCCACTATCTACACCAACGTACGCAAGGGCTATACCCAAGAGTGCAGCAACGTGGGCCAGTTGCTGAAAAACCTGTCGTTCACCCTGAACATGGAAAGCACCCTGATGGGTAACGTCCTGGACGACAAAATGAAACCCGATGCCGCGGCCAAGGCCTGGCTGAAAGCCAACCCGCAAGTGCTCGACACCTGGCTGGCCGGTGTCACCACCGTTGATGGCAAACCTGGTCTCGACGCAGTCAAAGCTTACCTCGCCAAGTAATTCCTGCTGACCCCGGGCTGGTGCGCTGGCCCGGGATGTTTTCCCCTTCGCATGTGGACATTCACTACCATGCTGACTGAACAGAAAATCCCACTAGGCCAGTACATCGCTGCCTTCGTCGAATGGTTGACCCAACACGGCGCCAACTACTTCGACGCAATCGCATCGACACTGGAAACGATGATCCACGGCGTGACGTTCGCGCTGACCTGGTTCAATCCGCTGGCATTGATCGGTCTGATTGCGCTGCTGGCTCACTTTATCCAACGTAAATGGGGCCTGACGGTATTTGTCATTGCCTCCTTCCTGCTGATCCTCAACCTGGGGTACTGGCAGGAAACCATGGAGACCCTGGCGCAGGTACTGTTCGCCACCCTGGTCTGCGTGGTCATCGGTGTGCCGCTGGGCATTGTTGCCGCGCACAAACCGCTGTTCTACACCATGATGCGGCCGGTACTCGATCTGATGCAGACCGTACCGACCTTCGTCTACCTCATCCCTACCCTGACCCTCTTCGGGCTGGGTGTGGTGCCTGGGTTGATTTCCACGGTGGTGTTCGCGATTGCCGCGCCGATCCGCCTGACCTACCTGGGTATCCGTGACGTACCGCAAGAGTTGCTCGACGCCGGCAAAGCCTTTGGCTGCTCGCGCCGTCAGTTGCTCTCGCGCATTGAACTGCCCCACGCCATGCCGAGCATCGCCGCCGGCATTACCCAATGCATCATGCTGTCGTTGTCGATGGTGGTCATCGCGGCCCTGGTGGGCGCCGACGGCCTCGGCAAGCCAGTGGTCAACGCGCTGAACACCGCGGATATCGCCCTGGGCTTCGAAGCCGGCCTGGCGATCGTATTGCTGGCCATCATGCTCGACCGCATCTGCAAACAACCCGACGCCAAAGTAGGGGGTGATGCATGAGCATTATCCGATTCGACAATGTCGATGTGATCTTCTCCAAAGACCCGCGCGAAGCCCTCAAGCTGCTCGACCAGGGTATGCACCGCAACGAAATCCTGAAAAAGACCGGGCAGATTGTCGGCGTTGAAAAAGCCAGCCTGGACATCGAGAAAGGCGAAATCTGCGTGTTGATGGGCTTGTCGGGCTCCGGCAAATCGAGCCTGCTGCGCTGCATCAACGGCCTCAACACCGTGAGCCGTGGCCAGCTGTTCGTGGAGCACGAAGGGCGCCAGATCGACATCGCCTCCTGCACCCCGGCCGAGCTGAAAATGATGCGCACCAAGCGCATCGCCATGGTGTTCCAGAAATTCGCCCTGATGCCTTGGCTGACGGTGCGCGAAAACATCAGCTTCGGCCTCGAAATGCAGGGCCGCCCGGAGAAAGACCGACGCAAACTGGTGGACGAAAAACTTGAGCTGGTGGGCCTGACCCAATGGCGCAACAAGAAGCCGGACGAGCTGTCCGGCGGCATGCAGCAGCGCGTCGGCCTGGCCCGTGCGTTGGCGATGGACGCCGATATCCTGCTGATGGACGAACCCTTCTCCGCCCTCGACCCCTTGATCCGCCAAGGCTTGCAGGACGAGCTGCTGGAACTGCAACGCAAGCTGAGCAAGACCATTGTGTTCGTGAGCCACGACCTCGATGAGGCGCTGAAACTCGGGAGCCGCATCGCGATCATGAAAGACGGCAAGATCATCCAGTACAGCGTGCCGGAAGAAATCGTGCTGAACCCGGCGGACGACTATGTGCGTACTTTCGTCGCGCATACCAACCCGCTGAACGTGCTGTGCGGCCGCAGCCTGATGCGCACGCTGGACAACTGCACACGGGTGAACGGTTCGGTCTGCCTGGACCCGGGCGGCGACTCATGGCTGGACCTGGCCGAAGGCAACACCATCCAGGGCGCCCGTCAGAATGGCGTGGTGATGAACCTGCAGAACTGGGCACCGGGGCAAGCGGTAGAAGGTTTGGGCCGCCTGCCGACGCTGGTGGATTCGAATATCGGCATGCGCGATGCGCTGCAGATTCGTTATCACACCGGTAACAAGCTGGTGTTGCATGACAACAACAAAGTCGTGGGGATCCTGGGCGACAGTGAGCTTTACCATGCCCTCTTGGGCAAGAACCTCGGCTGACAAACACTGCAAAACCCACTGTAGAAACTGGGTTCAAATGTGGGAGGGGGCTTGCCCCCTCCACCCAGTTGGACCCAGCAGTTTAAGCGGCACCGCAAAATAAATGTGGGAGCGGGCTTGCTCGCGAATGCGGTGCATCAGTAACAGAAGTACCGACTGACACACCGCATTCGCGAGCAAGCCCGCTCCCACATTTTGAACTGCTTACACATAAAAAAGCGGCACCAGTGAAGGCGCCGCTCCGCTCACCTATCAGCTATAGACACGGCCAAGGAGCTGCCGATGGCTTTCAAACTGATCAAGCACGTCCCGGGTGATCTGTTCCTGGGCGAAGCCCATCAGGTCGTACTCCTGAGGCCCGTTGTGCAGGTACACCTCGGCACGGTAATAGCGGGTGCGTTCTTCTTCAGGCAAGTCGTTCGGCGCCGCCGAGTAAGCATCCAGGCTCACCTCGTAGACAAACGGGTTGCCCTCTTCCATCTCGATACGCACACCGATGCAGCGCTTGGATTTGCCCAACAGTGTCTGCACTTCCAGCCCTTGGTCACGCAACGCGCTCGCGGCTTCTTCCAACGCCGGCGTTACGTGCTTGTCCATAAAACGCTGCACGGTGGCCTGGCTTGGTTGCAGGTCCAACGCCGTCAACCGCTCGCTGAAACCACGACGGCCACGCTCGGCCAATTGCGCCTGCTCTTGTTCGATGGCCACATCCTGGCGCATCGCCTTGTGCAAACCGAACATGAAGAAAATCAGCACCACCGAGAACGGCAGCCCCGCCAGCACCACCATGGTTTGCATGGCTTCGAAGTTACCCGCAAACAGCAGGCCGATGGTCACCAGGGTGATCACCGCCGACCAGAAGATCCGCAGCCAGTGCGGCGCATCTTCATCCACGTTGCCGCCCTTGCAGGAAAGATTCGCCATCATCACCGCGCCGGAGTCCGCCGGGGTCAGGAACAGCACGAAGCCTACAAAGATCGACACACCGATGACGATTTTCGACGCCGGGTAATGCTCCAGCAGCTGGTAGATGGCCATGGATGGCTGTTCCAGCGCGGTCTTGCCCAACTCCACCGCCCCGTGGTTCAGCACCAGGTCCAGGGCCGAGTTACCAAAGATCGACAACCATGCCAGGGTAAAGCCCAGCGGGATCAGCAACACGCCAGCCACCAGCTCACGCACCGTGCGACCACGGGAAATACGTGCGATGAACATACCCACGAATGGCGCCCAGGAAATCCACCAGGCCCAGTAGAACAGGGTCCACAGGCCCATCCAGCGCTCGGTCTTGTCGGCGTCGCCTTCATACACGTACAAGTCGAAGGTTTTCAGGATGATGCCGTTGAGGTAGTCACCGGTGTTCTGCACCAGGCCGTTGAGCAGGTGCAAGGTCGGGCCAAACAGCAGCACAAAGATCAGCAAGCCGCTGAACAGCACAATGTTGAGGTTGGACAGGCGGCGAATGCCGTTCTCCACGCCCGACACGGCGGCGATGGTCGCCACGGTGCTCATCACAATGATCACGATCAGCAGGTTGGTGTTGCTGTGCTGCATGCCGAACAGGTTTTCCAACCCGGACGACACTTGCATCGAACCAATCCCCAGGTTGGTCACCAGGCCGAGCAGGGTCACGAACATGCCGAAGCCGTCCACCGCATGGCCGGCCGCACCCTTCACCCAACGCTCGCCCACCAGCGGGTACAGCGCCGAACGCAAGGCCAGCGGCTGGTTGTGACGGTACGCAAAGTACGCCACGGCCAGGCCGACCAGTGCATAAATCGCCCAGCCATGCAGGCCCCAGTGCAGGAAGGTCAGTTGCAACGCCTGGCGTGCCGCGCCATTGCTGGCGGCGGCGCCTTCGGGCGGGTTGAAGTAGTGGTCCAGCGGCTCCGAGGCACCGAAGTACAGCAGCGAGATGCCGATACCCGACGAGAACAGCATGCCGGCCCAGGCGCCGTAGCTGAAGTCCGGGGTGTCGTCCTTGCTACCCAGTTTCAACTTGCCGTAGGACGAAAACGCCAGGCCGACCACGAACACCAGGTAAGCGGCGATGACCACCATGTAGTACCAGCCGAAGCTTTTCGAAAGCCACGCCTGGGCAATACCAAGCATGCGCCCGGCCTCCTGCGGGGCGATGATCAGGATGGCAGTCAACAACAGAATCAGCGCGGTGGAGGTGTAGAACACCCAACCGTTGACCCGAACCTTTTCCGGCGGGGTCTTTATAAGAGAGGCAGAACTCATGGCGCAGATGCTCCGGGCAGTGCGAGAGAGAAACACAAGGCAACGGTTATCCCGGGACATCGATTTATCGGCAGTCGACGGACGGGTGTTATAAAGACACCCCGAAAATTCTTGAGCCCCACCGAAGCAGTGCCCAGGCCCTGATACGGCCTGTTTCAAGGGTTTTTGCAGGTGTCAGATGTCGCAGCTCCCAGGTAGGAAAAACCTGTAGGCAGCGACCATTTGTCGCAGATCTTATTCTTTGTTGATTGAACGTTCAATCAAAACAAAATAGACTGGCCCTCAAGCCGACGGACGTTTATCGCCCATCGGCAGGCCTAAGGAGAGGTGCAACATGCCCAAGGTCGGTATGCAACCCATACGCCGCCAGCAGTTGATCGAAGCCACGCTCACGGCCATCGATCAGGTCGGAATGGGAGATGCCAGCATTGCGCTGATCGCCCGTTTGGCCGGCGTCTCGAACGGCATCATCAGTCACTACTTTCAGGACAAGAACGGCCTGATCGCCGCGACGATGCGCTACCTGATGAATGTGCTGATCGAGAACGTCCACGAACGCAGGCAAGCGTTGAAGGACGACAGCCCCCGTGCCCACCTGCAGGTGATCATCGGCGGCAACTTCGACGCCAGCCAGGTCAATGGCCCGGCAATGAAAACCTGGTTGGCCTTCTGGGCCACCAGCATGCACCACCCGGCTTTGCACAGGCTGCAGCGGATCAACGATCACCGTCTGTATTCCAACCTGTGCTGTCAGTTCCGCCGTGTGCTGCCGCTGCCTGAAGCACGCAGCGCAGCCCGAGGCCTGGCGGCCCTGATCGACGGTTTGTGGTTGCGCGGCGCCCTGTCGGGAGACGCTTTCGACACGGAGCAGGCGCAACGGATCGCTTACGAATACATGGATTTCCAATTGGCCAAGCAGGTGAGTTAGAGCACCTATAAACCGCTCAACCCCTGAACGTCTGCCGCTCTGTGTTGCCACACCCTTATGGCCCACTTTGCGGCGGGTAACGCCAACCACTTATGCACTTGCGAGGACTTTATGGCCCGTTTCGACCTGCAAAAACTCTACATTGACGGCGGCTACAGCGACGCTGGCAGCGATGCCACCTTCGAAGCCATCAACCCGGCTAACGGTGAAGTTCTCGCCCAAGTGCAACGCGCTACCAAAGACGACGTTGAACGTGCCGTGGTCAGCGCCGAAAAAGGCCAGAAAATCTGGGCCGCCATGACGGCCATGGAGCGTTCGCGCATCCTGCGTCGTGCCGTCGACATTCTGCGCGAGCGCAACGACGAGCTGGCCGCCCTGGAAACCCTGGACACCGGTAAAGCGTTCTCCGAAACCAAGTACGTCGACATCGTCACCGGCGCCGACGTGCTGGAATACTACGCAGGCCTGGTGCCGGCGATTGAAGGCGAGCAGATCCCGCTGCGCGACACGTCCTTTGTCTACACCCGCCGCGAGCCGCTGGGTGTGGTGGCCGGTATCGGCGCGTGGAACTACCCGATCCAGATCGCCCTGTGGAAATCCGCACCGGCCCTGGCCGCCGGTAACGCGATGATCTTCAAACCCAGCGAAGTCACCTCGCTGACCACCCTGAAACTGGCCGAGATCTACACCGAAGCCGGCGTTCCGGCTGGCGTGTTCAACGTCCTGACCGGCAGCGGCCGTGAAGTCGGCACCTGGCTGACCGAGCACCCGCGCATCGAGAAAGTCTCGTTCACCGGCGGCACCGACACCGGCAAGAAAGTCATGGCCAGCGCTTCGAGCTCTTCGCTCAAAGAGGTCACCATGGAACTGGGTGGCAAGTCCCCGCTGATCGTATTCGAAGACGCCGACCTCGACCGCGCCGCCGACATCGCGATGATGGCCAACTTCTACAGCTCCGGCCAGGTCTGCACCAACGGCACTCGCGTGTTCGTACCCAAGCACCTGCAAGCGGCCTTCGAGGCCAAGATCGTCGAGCGCGTTGCACGCATCCGCGTTGGCAGCCCGCAGGATGACAACACCAACTTCGGCCCGCTGGTCAGCTTCGCCCACATGGAAAGCGTGCTCGGCTACATCGCCAAAGGTAAGGAAGAAGGCGCCCGCGTACTGTGCGGCGGCGACCGCCTGACCGACGGCGAATTCGCCAAAGGCGCGTTTGTTGCCCCGACCGTGTTCACCGACTGCACCGACGAAATGACCATTGTCCGTGAAGAAATCTTCGGCCCGGTGATGAGCATCCTCACCTACGAAACCGAAGAAGAAGTGATCCGCCGCGCCAACGACACCGACTTCGGCCTGGCCGCTGGCCTGGTGACCAAAGACCTGAACCGCGCCCACCGCGTGATTCATCAGCTGGAAGCGGGTATCTGCTGGATCAACGCCTGGGGCGAGTCCGACGCGAAGATGCCGGTCGGTGGCTACAAGCAATCCGGTGTGGGCCGTGAGAACGGCATCAGCTCGCTGAACAACTTCACCCGCATCAAATCGGTACAGGTTGAGCTGGGCGACTACGCCTCGGTGTTCTAAGAACCCGGGCCTTGTATTGCCTGTGAGGCCGCCATCGGGGCGGTGCGACGATTCGACAAGCCCCCTCCCACATTTTGACCGTGTAAACCCGATCAAGTGTGGGGGGGCTTGCCCCCGGTGAGGCCCGACCTGACCACACTTCAAAGAGGGTGCATTTATGTCCCAAGAATACGATTACATCATTGTGGGTGCCGGCTCCGCCGGTAACACCCTGGCGACCCGTCTGACCGAAGACGAAGGCGTCACCGTCCTGCTGCTCGAAGCCGGCGGCCCGGACTACCGTCTCGATTTCCGTACCCAGATGCCAGCCGCCCTGGCCTTCCCACTGCAAGGCCGCCGCTACAACTGGGCCTACGAAACCGATCCTGAGCCACACATGGACGGCCGCCGGATGGAATGCGGTCGCGGCAAGGGCCTGGGTGGTTCCTCGCTGATCAACGGCATGTGCTACATCCGTGGCAACGCCATGGACTACGACAACTGGGCA
It contains:
- a CDS encoding choline ABC transporter substrate-binding protein, yielding MKGSPSLLLAAMLSLPVMANAAEPEQCKTVNFSDVGWTDITVTTATTSEVLKGLGYKPRTTMISVPVTYKSLADGKNMDIFLGNWMPTMENDIKQYRDAGTVETVRANLENAKYTLAVPEALYDKGLKDFADIAKFKDELGGKIYGIEPGNDGNRTIQTLIDKDAFGLKTAGFKVVESSEAGMLSQVERASKRGQAIVFLGWEPHPMNTRFKMKYLTGGDDSFGPNYGQATIYTNVRKGYTQECSNVGQLLKNLSFTLNMESTLMGNVLDDKMKPDAAAKAWLKANPQVLDTWLAGVTTVDGKPGLDAVKAYLAK
- a CDS encoding BCCT family transporter, with the translated sequence MFYTSTALILLLTAILIIAPQEAGRMLGIAQAWLSKSFGWYYMVVIAAYLVFVVGLAFSSYGKLKLGSKDDTPDFSYGAWAGMLFSSGIGISLLYFGASEPLDHYFNPPEGAAASNGAARQALQLTFLHWGLHGWAIYALVGLAVAYFAYRHNQPLALRSALYPLVGERWVKGAAGHAVDGFGMFVTLLGLVTNLGIGSMQVSSGLENLFGMQHSNTNLLIVIIVMSTVATIAAVSGVENGIRRLSNLNIVLFSGLLIFVLLFGPTLHLLNGLVQNTGDYLNGIILKTFDLYVYEGDADKTERWMGLWTLFYWAWWISWAPFVGMFIARISRGRTVRELVAGVLLIPLGFTLAWLSIFGNSALDLVLNHGAVELGKTALEQPSMAIYQLLEHYPASKIVIGVSIFVGFVLFLTPADSGAVMMANLSCKGGNVDEDAPHWLRIFWSAVITLVTIGLLFAGNFEAMQTMVVLAGLPFSVVLIFFMFGLHKAMRQDVAIEQEQAQLAERGRRGFSERLTALDLQPSQATVQRFMDKHVTPALEEAASALRDQGLEVQTLLGKSKRCIGVRIEMEEGNPFVYEVSLDAYSAAPNDLPEEERTRYYRAEVYLHNGPQEYDLMGFAQEQITRDVLDQFESHRQLLGRVYS
- the choV gene encoding choline ABC transporter ATP-binding protein, encoding MSIIRFDNVDVIFSKDPREALKLLDQGMHRNEILKKTGQIVGVEKASLDIEKGEICVLMGLSGSGKSSLLRCINGLNTVSRGQLFVEHEGRQIDIASCTPAELKMMRTKRIAMVFQKFALMPWLTVRENISFGLEMQGRPEKDRRKLVDEKLELVGLTQWRNKKPDELSGGMQQRVGLARALAMDADILLMDEPFSALDPLIRQGLQDELLELQRKLSKTIVFVSHDLDEALKLGSRIAIMKDGKIIQYSVPEEIVLNPADDYVRTFVAHTNPLNVLCGRSLMRTLDNCTRVNGSVCLDPGGDSWLDLAEGNTIQGARQNGVVMNLQNWAPGQAVEGLGRLPTLVDSNIGMRDALQIRYHTGNKLVLHDNNKVVGILGDSELYHALLGKNLG
- the betB gene encoding betaine-aldehyde dehydrogenase, which codes for MARFDLQKLYIDGGYSDAGSDATFEAINPANGEVLAQVQRATKDDVERAVVSAEKGQKIWAAMTAMERSRILRRAVDILRERNDELAALETLDTGKAFSETKYVDIVTGADVLEYYAGLVPAIEGEQIPLRDTSFVYTRREPLGVVAGIGAWNYPIQIALWKSAPALAAGNAMIFKPSEVTSLTTLKLAEIYTEAGVPAGVFNVLTGSGREVGTWLTEHPRIEKVSFTGGTDTGKKVMASASSSSLKEVTMELGGKSPLIVFEDADLDRAADIAMMANFYSSGQVCTNGTRVFVPKHLQAAFEAKIVERVARIRVGSPQDDNTNFGPLVSFAHMESVLGYIAKGKEEGARVLCGGDRLTDGEFAKGAFVAPTVFTDCTDEMTIVREEIFGPVMSILTYETEEEVIRRANDTDFGLAAGLVTKDLNRAHRVIHQLEAGICWINAWGESDAKMPVGGYKQSGVGRENGISSLNNFTRIKSVQVELGDYASVF
- the betI gene encoding transcriptional regulator BetI, which codes for MPKVGMQPIRRQQLIEATLTAIDQVGMGDASIALIARLAGVSNGIISHYFQDKNGLIAATMRYLMNVLIENVHERRQALKDDSPRAHLQVIIGGNFDASQVNGPAMKTWLAFWATSMHHPALHRLQRINDHRLYSNLCCQFRRVLPLPEARSAARGLAALIDGLWLRGALSGDAFDTEQAQRIAYEYMDFQLAKQVS
- the choW gene encoding choline ABC transporter permease subunit, yielding MLTEQKIPLGQYIAAFVEWLTQHGANYFDAIASTLETMIHGVTFALTWFNPLALIGLIALLAHFIQRKWGLTVFVIASFLLILNLGYWQETMETLAQVLFATLVCVVIGVPLGIVAAHKPLFYTMMRPVLDLMQTVPTFVYLIPTLTLFGLGVVPGLISTVVFAIAAPIRLTYLGIRDVPQELLDAGKAFGCSRRQLLSRIELPHAMPSIAAGITQCIMLSLSMVVIAALVGADGLGKPVVNALNTADIALGFEAGLAIVLLAIMLDRICKQPDAKVGGDA